The Loxodonta africana isolate mLoxAfr1 chromosome 14, mLoxAfr1.hap2, whole genome shotgun sequence DNA window gagtgtgtgtgtgagggtgtgtgtgtgcatgagggcatgtgtgaggtgtgtgtgtgaggtgtgtgcgtgtgtgagggCGTGTATATGAGGgcgtgtgtgagggtgtgtgtgggagtgtgtgtgagggtgtgtgtgagggtgtgtgtgtgtgtgaaagactTGCGAGGGTGTGAGAGTgttgcaagtgtgtgtgtgtgtgagagagagtatGTGTGTCCATATGTGCAGGCCCGATGGCCCATGGTGTCCGTGACTGCTCTGATCTCCCCCAGGCCCCACTCAGTCACAGGTCTGTGCACCCCACAACCCCGTAGGGCAATCTCATAGTCTTCCCCTGCAATCAGTGAGGGAGACTCCCAGGTGGAATATCTCTGCTCTGCTGGACCCAGCTCGAGCCCCTGGGAAGGTAAGGGTCCCCACACCACCAGGTTGCCCCATCTGCTCAGAGAGGCATCCCAGCAACCGGGTTAGCACTACATGCCCCAAGCCGCAAGGCCCGATATCCTTTCTCCAGGCCATTGCCGGAGCTCTGGGTACCGCTGCACCTGGTACAGGTGGTTCATCGTAGGTGCTGGTAGACGCAGGACTTAGGGAGGGGTAGACCCAGTGGTCACGTCCTTCCTAGAGAGCCGGCAGGCGGGCGAGGCCAGGGTGGGGTCGGGGCAGTAGCCCAGGTCCCAGTGGTTCCTCTGGAGCCTCCAGCTCAGCTCCAGCAAGAAGGTGAATGGAAGGTATAGGATGACCCCAGGGCCGAGGTGCTGGGGGGTCCCCACCCCTGCAGGATCACCGAGTCTAGAGGGtgccatcaccaccaccccctTTGTGACACCTAGGCAGGGAGAGCTGGCTGCCCCTTCCGGGGCTGGCTGTGCTCAGGGTCCAACACAGCGGTCAGCCCTGCCCCAGGCCCAGCGTCTGCAGCACTGCCCTCCAGCTCTCCCTCAGCCTGTGGTCCACGTGACTCTGAATCAGATACCACAGGGCTGCCACTGCTCCCAACAGCCACGCAGTCACAGACACACACCCACACGTGCAGACACACGGACAGAGATATACaggcatacacacaggcacacacagccCCCcccgcacacacagacacacagaaacacacagacacatggaCAGACATAGAGACTCATAGatatacacagacacagacagacctacacacccacacacacagacacacagatgaacactcagacacacatgcacataggCATACAGATAcacccacacagacacacacatgttCACACATGCAGATACccagacacacacgcacacacacgcacatccaCATACATAGATGCACAGAAGACACAGATACCCACACACGCCCACACACggacacacaagcacacacacaaatatagacACATCCAGATGCCCGCAGGCCTTCAGTACCCCGTGGACCCCTGCTGCTTTCGCAGGCCCAGGTGTGGTGGGGTTCCCAGGACTCCAAGTCTCACACCGGCCCCCCATGAACCCCCAGGCAGGACAGCTAGAGCTGCTGCCCATGGCCCTGGGGGCGTCTGGCACAGCACCCCCTCCCCGTCCCCAGCCAGACCAAGAGCGGTGGCCACTGGCTGGGCAGCCCTGTCAGTGGGGACACATGTCCTGGGAGAGACCTCCTGAGAAAGCAGCGCCCCCCCCGGGGGAGCCTGGGTGGGCCGGGATTGGGGTTCCTGGCCATGAGAACTGCTGGCTCACTGGCGGGAGCCGGGGCCAGGCTGCTGGCAGGAGGGTGGGGCAGAGCGCTGGGCCCCATGGCAGTATCGAGGCAGCACCCAGCTGGCATGGATGAGGAGGGCTGAAGACACTCTCCATAAATGGGCTGCTTTTCCCCATAGGAAGGCagggggcagggctgggtgggggcAGCCACCCAGGTCCAGGTAGTCCCTTGGGAGACTGCAGCCCAGCTTCAGTGGAAGGGCCAGCTGCGGGTTGGCGGAGGCGGGGCATGAGCTGGAGACCAAGGAGCTGGGATGCTTTTTAGCAAAAGTCTAAGCACAAAAACGAGCTACTCTCCTGCCCAATAATGTCCGTGTTTCCCAGGTTTTCTGTGGTTCTTTTATCCAAGGGGAAAACCAGACAGGAAAGCTTTTGAAAGCAAAATCACACCCAGCCCCGCGGCAGCTCCAGCAGTTCCACCCGGCTCGCTACAGACAGCCCCGCGCTTCGGCCCACCCGGGACTCGGGCTCCTCGAAGCCCCCAGCACCCCAGGTCCTTGTCCAGGCCCCTGTGCCAGCTGGGGCTGCCTGAAAGCTGGGTGCATCGGGCCCGGTGTGGAGGGAGGCCCTGCGGTGAGCCTCAGCTCTCTCCCAAACCAAAAAttcaaaaccaaatccagagccaacgagttgattccgactcatagcgaccctgtcagacagggtagaactgcccctatggagtttccaaggagcgcctggtggattcaaactgccaaccgtttggttagcagccatagctcttaaccactacgccaccagggtttccagctttcTCACAGCCCTCCCTAAAAAAGCCACCCAGGCCTCCAGTGGCCCCGGTTCCTGACCCTGCCAGGAAAAACTCCACTCAGTGGGCTCCCAGAAAGAAGGAGAGTCCAGGCCCCTCTGCTCAGGACTCAGCAAAGAAGGTGCTGTAAAAACAAGCCCAGCTCACGCTTGGGTCCGGGCCTCAGCGGCTGAGACACCGTGGTCTCGGACAGAGGGGGGGCCAGGACAGCTCCCGGCGGGCTCCCCCTGTCCCCTGGCGCCTTGTCTCCGGACTGTTCCCTTCACGTCTCCACCCAACTTCTCTCCCACAAGCAACTCAGCAGCTCGCTCCCCTCCTGGGTTTGGGATTTTGCTCAAATCCCTACGAAGACTCAACCTACTTGCTCTTTTATTCttaagggaagagagagaaaaaagaaatcagagagACAGACGagacaggaagaagaaaaacaccTGGAGGGGTGGCGGCAGGGACAGAGGCGGAACCGCCCTCATCTGCCCGTTTTTCAGTAAAACCTAgtaaaaaacctagtgccgtctaGTCGGAACGTAAAACGAACTCGGCGACTTGCGGCTGAGCGCCCAGGGTCCCGGCCCGATCAGGAAGCAGCGCAGTGCTCCGCGCGGAGAAAGCTGCCGCCGGTTATTTTCCGAGCAGGCCCTCGTAGGCCGGAAATCACTCTCTCTCCAATTTGCAAACCACGAGCCGCGTCCACGGAGGGCAGTCAACTAAAAGCCCATCAACTCCCTAGGCCCTTGACGGTGATAGTGCCGGGGGCACCACCCGTCCACTCCGCGTCGGCGAGGAGGAAGACCCGAGGCTCAGAGGGCTGGGGGCCTTCTGGACTGTGGACGCACTGCACTGCACGTGGTCACCACCAAGGACAACCTCGTCCCAAGCGGGAGCTAGTGGCCGTCCCAGGGCTGCAACCACCAGAGCTCGGTTCCCCTGGCCTCTCGGCAGAGTCGCGGGAAGGGTGTTTCCCTGCGGAGGGAATCGCTGCCGCTGGCAGGCAACTGATTGACTCCTGTCTGTGTCTCCGGGGCAGGGCCCCCCGTCAGTCTCTCCCTGCTCAGTCCCTCCCCAGTGGGTTCTTCTTCTCCCTGCCGGGTTTCTCCGCAGCCCGGGGCGTTCACTCAGCGCTCAGGTCTGTCCCGGTTCAGAGgcctctttttctttctattcAGGGAGGAACATGGCAAAAAACGAAAGCCACAGACAAACCAGCCAGGTTCCAGCGACTTTTGGATCTAGACGGATTTATTTTGCTTgtacttttttcctttcctcagtTTCGTAGCAAATGAAACAAGGACACAACAAAAaccaacaacagaacaaaacttgcAATGAGTTGGCGTGGTCTCCCGCTAGGAGCCGGCGGAGGACCCGGGAAGGGCTGGAGCTGGTGGGGCGGCCCAGAGCGGCTGCGGAAAATGGACTGCGCCCCAGAGCTCGCTTCCCACCGTCTCTCCTGGCTAGTCCAAAAGTGATCgaactgtaggaaaaaaaaaaaaaattcccacagaaggaaacacaatttaaattaaaataaaaacgcTTAATCGCCCTACTCCCACGCAGAACCCTCCTCTTTAAAATTGTTTCTGCTAGAAATACTGCGGTGACTTTTTTTCTTCCACTTCTCTTGAAGGCTAAAATAAGACGTTTCCCCGGGAGTCACAGATACGACCTGGTGCACAGAGAAATAGCACCGCGGAATCCCGCCCAAGCCGCGCGCGGCCCCCTCTCCTCGTGGAGCACAGTCGGGCAGCAGGGCCCAGCGCGGGTAGGTGGGCTCCTCAGCTTCATCTCTAGGACAGGCCAGTAGCAGGGTGGGGGGCAGGCGGGCAGGCAGTGGCCGGGCCCCTCCGAGCGAGCAACACATGCTGGGACAGGCGGACCTCGGGGGACCCAGCAGGGAAAGAAGGGGGCTCCAGGGACTTCTTTTCTAATCGCCgagcaaaataaatataaataactcCGAAAATAAGATCACTTTAAAAGGGAGGGGGGGCGGCTAAAAACGGgcaagggagagagaaggaggaggagggcggCAGGCAGAGGCTGCCCGGGAAGGGGGGCGGCGCAGCCCCTCTCGGCGGGCAGGGGCGAAGGTCGGAGCAGAGAGCCACGATAGACATATGTACAAGTGTACGCCTTTAAGTAAGTAAGACCTGGCTCGAGTTTCCTTGAAAATCACCGTTCTCTGTGCGCAGAGGAATTGTAGCGACATCACCACGAGTCCGGGAAGATGCGCGGCCCCCGGCCGGGCAGCGAAGAGGCCGCGCGGCGGGAAGGGGCCTCCAGTCCGGGGCCGGCCGCTTGCGGACTTTGCGGCGAGGCGCGCGCAGGCTGGCCGCGGCTGGAGGCGGCTGGGGGCACGGCGGGGACGCGGGCGGCCCGGCCAGGAGGCCCCGGCGCGCAGCGGCCTTGCGTCGACGTTCTGGGCGGGGTGTCCAAGCCGGTCCCCGGCCGCAGCAAGGGCGCGGGCGCTCACAGGAAGAAGTCTGGCGCGCCCTTGGCCCCGCCCGGGCCGGCCTGCGGCGGCGAGGACTCCCGCGGAAAGCCGGCTGCGCCCGCGCCCCCTGGACCACCCCGGCCCGCCAGCTTCTCGTATTTCTCCTTGTACAGGTCCCGCTCCTTGGCTAGGCGCCCCACCTCCAGCTTCAGCTGCTCCACCTGGCTCTGGAGCTGGCACTTCTCGCTCTCCAGAATGTGCCGCTGCTGCACCCGCTTGAAGCGGCACGACTGCGCGTAGCCGCGGTTCTTGAGCGTGCGCCGCTTCTGCTTCAGTCGGATCACCTCCTCCTTGCTGAAGCCGCGAAGCTGCCTGTTCAGCTCGCGCACAGACATGGACACCAGCTGGTCGTCGGAGAAGCGCTCCTCCAGCCGCACGTGGTggcccgcgccgccgccgccgtggCCCGCGCCtccgtggtggtggtggtgcgcGGCGTGGTGGTGGTGCGCGGCGTGGTGGTGGTGCGCGGCGTGGTGCGCGCCGTGGTGGTGGCCGGCACCCATGTCGTCCGAGCCGCTGCTGCCGCCGCCCGCGAAGCCCTGGCTCCGGAAGGCCTCGTAGGCCGCAGCGGCCGCCGGGTGGTGCGCGCCGTGGTGCGCGCCGTGGTGGCCGCTGCCGATGAGTGCCTCCACGGCGTCCTCGGGCGTCAGGTTGAGCGCCTCGGGGTTCAGGTGGTGCTGGTAGCCGCTCATCCAGTAAAGATCTTCCAGCGCCGGCTTCCCCGCGGCGCCCCCGACGGCGCCGGGGCCCCCGCTCGGCGGCCCGGGGGGACCCCCGGCCTGCGCCGCGCCGCCACCGCCTCCCGCGCCGCCGCCGGTGCCCGGGCTGGGCGCGCAGAAGCTGGGCGAGGAGGGCACGGAGGAGCAGGGCGTGCTGAGAGGCGTCGAGGAAAGCGATCCGGGCGGCAGGCGGTGGCAGAAGCGCTCGGCCTCGGGCGGCTCCTTCTTCACCTCGAACTTCATCAGGTCGAAGTCGTTGACGTACTCAATGGCCAGCGGGCTGCTGGGCAGCTCGGCGCCCATCGCCAGCTCCGCGGCCATCGCCCGGGGCCCCGCCCGGCTGCGCGCCGACGGGCGGCGGGGGGAGCCGCGGGCCTCTCCCCCCTCGCTCCCCGCGGACGGCGGGCCCGGCGGGGGTGCCTGCGGCCGGCGGGGCCGAGGGGCGCGAGGGGAAGCTCCGCTAGCCCGGCGGCGCGCCCACGACCGAGCTCCGGCCGCAACCCGGCTCCTCCTCCGGGCCCGcccgctccccccgccccccgcggccgGCTCCCGGCGCCCTGCGCGCCCCTTTATAGAGCCGGGCAGCCGGGCCCGCCTTCCCGGGAGGGAGTGCGCGCCCCCGGGCCAATCGGAGCCCCGGGCCCGCCTCCCTCATTTGCCTATCCCCGTGGCAACAGCGGAGCCCAGCTGTCAATCTCCAGCGGGAACGGCTGTGGGGAGGGGTGCGGACCCGCGGGCGCGCGGAGGGGGCAGGGCCCTCTGGTGGCCGCCGCGGGGGACTGCACGTGCCGAGGGTCCCGCCGGGGGGCCAGGGGCGGACCCGCCCACGGCCCCCGGGGTCCTCGCGCCGGCGACGGGGCGGCCCGAGAGTCCGGGCAGGAGGAGGGCCTGTCCGGGGACCCCGTCGGGGCCCGGCCGTCTGCCCCCCGAGGCAGTGAGCACGGAGCCCCCTGCCCGCCAGGGTCTCGCCCGGACGGCGCAGCGCCCGGACCTCCGGAGTCCCGGCCCGGTGACACCGCTCGGAGCCCCGGACGGACGGCTGCGCGCTGGGCTGCCGGTTGCTTTTACCCCGCGGTTCAGGCGGGTTCAGAGGTCCGGCCGACAAAGTTGCTGGCACCTTCGGGCGCGGAAGCCATCGGTGGTCGGGACCCGAGCAAGGCCCGAGGGAGGTGGGCGGGGGGACAGGCCCGGGGAGGGGGGCGGCGACAGAGGGGCGAGGGACCCTCGGGGAAGGATCAGGGATCGACGATCCACTGCGGGGGGGCGAGGGCTGCCACGCCGGCCCCGCTTAGGAACCCCGTCCCTCAGCTGTCCCCCGCGTGGTCTGGACACGGGGTATAGGTAACAGGTGGCCGTGTCTTCCAGCTGCTGGGAGGGAGCCTCACAAGGCCAGTCTATAGGTTCGTCAGGGCGTCAGGGAGGAAGGCTAGAACCGGTAGCTGGCTGGAGCCGGCAGAGACCCGACCACCTGGCCGGACCACA harbors:
- the MAFA gene encoding transcription factor MafA, with the protein product MAAELAMGAELPSSPLAIEYVNDFDLMKFEVKKEPPEAERFCHRLPPGSLSSTPLSTPCSSVPSSPSFCAPSPGTGGGAGGGGGAAQAGGPPGPPSGGPGAVGGAAGKPALEDLYWMSGYQHHLNPEALNLTPEDAVEALIGSGHHGAHHGAHHPAAAAAYEAFRSQGFAGGGSSGSDDMGAGHHHGAHHAAHHHHAAHHHHAAHHHHHGGAGHGGGGAGHHVRLEERFSDDQLVSMSVRELNRQLRGFSKEEVIRLKQKRRTLKNRGYAQSCRFKRVQQRHILESEKCQLQSQVEQLKLEVGRLAKERDLYKEKYEKLAGRGGPGGAGAAGFPRESSPPQAGPGGAKGAPDFFL
- the LOC135227598 gene encoding proline-rich protein 2-like — protein: MRIPGQLGLEPEVVQGWRPALPGCSGENPELPYAPNQLTPVGTLSLRPRAVRRVPAQLATGPLSAAAEAFPSCEPELEDTATCYLYPVSRPRGGQLRDGVPKRGRRGSPRPPAVDRRSLILPRGSLAPLSPPPSPGLSPRPPPSGLARVPTTDGFRARSNRQPSAQPSVRGSERCHRAGTPEVRALRRPGETLAGRGLRAHCLGGQTAGPRRGPRTGPPPARTLGPPRRRREDPGGRGRVRPWPPGGTLGTCSPPRRPPEGPAPSARPRVRTPPHSRSRWRLTAGLRCCHGDRQMREAGPGLRLARGRALPPGKAGPAARLYKGARRAPGAGRGGRGERAGPEEEPGCGRSSVVGAPPG